The following are encoded in a window of Plectropomus leopardus isolate mb chromosome 23, YSFRI_Pleo_2.0, whole genome shotgun sequence genomic DNA:
- the shtn2 gene encoding shootin-1 isoform X2: protein MWVQGEDNAAAESDGESGLTSEDEGDIQCEILEMQRDEANQKLSELEEASNQLLKEINVLEMQFQIERSCRESAEALAVKVTKENKALKRASQMLMPLIPELPENLAAVTFDLDADPVVNGEEEVALSEDCSEETLLLQGQAKIAELQASVDGLLAEKLQLEQEVEDLTKEQVQLRRQLALEVEEKETILNKMSKQSKTMNKIKRVSQLVTEEFTEMSQKLELEQGLRQHAEVFAHQILVQQTAAHRENMMLTQSPETGLQLQQALRQISDISTALCDIQRHYQEQVRQSQSAGEESGVLAELQNLREQLEKSEEERKVLRTQLSEANGAVTQLQEEVKRLQGTLNKEDATDEPEQKATPGPSLPPPPPPPPPPPPPPPPPPPPPTAVTNSLDLLRSRRKEGASKADQNKAAPLLDMKTKAVNEMMERIKKGIILRPIKTVQEDDGSWKDQRSENRKSAIVELKGMLDNMKRQHLRRAPSRRGLSRNVGEAELLQVLQRRRRAMGENREQVQDPQPGGPRCVPAAGDAPWAGENGSAPVLRRLKQNREKRDSRIRASALIISQEN, encoded by the exons ATGTGGGTGCAAGGTGAGGACAATGCAGCAGCAG AGTCTGACGGAGAGAGCGGTTTAACTTCCGAAGATGAGGGAGACATTCAG TGTGAGATCCTGGAGATGCAGAGGGATGAAGCCAATCAGAAACTGTCTGAACTGGAGGAAG CCTCCAATCAGCTCCTGAAAGAGATAAACGTGCTGGAGATGCAGTTCCAGATTGAGCGCTCCTGCAGGGAGAGTGCTGAGGCGCTCGCTGTCAAA GTGACCAAAGAGAACAAAGCCCTGAAGAGGGCGAGCCAGATGCTGATGCCACTCATCCCCGAGCTGCCTGAAAACTTGGctgctgtgacctttgacctggaCGCTGACCCCGTGGTTAACGGTGAGGAAGAGGTCGCTCTCAGTGAGGACTGCAGTGAGGagacgctgctgctgcagggacaAGCTAAGATTGCAG agcTGCAGGCGTCAGTAGACGGCCTGCTGGCTGAGAAGCTGCAGCTGGAGCAAGAGGTGGAGGATCTGACCAAAGAGCAGGTCCAACTGAGACGGCAG CTCGCTCTGGAGGTCGAGGAGAAAGAGACCATACTGAATAAAATGAGCAAGCAGAGCAAGACCATGAATAAAATCAAACGCG tcTCCCAGCTTGTCACTGAGGAGTTCACAGAAATGTCTCAGaagctggagctggagcaggGCCTCCGGCAGCACGCTGAAGTCTTCGCCCACCAG ATCTTGGTTCAGCAGACGGCGGCCCACAGAGAGAACATGATGCTGACGCAGAGCCCGGAGACCggcctgcagctgcagcaggcgCTGAGACAAATCTCTGACATCAGCACGGCTCTGTGTGACATACAGCGCCATTACCAGGAGCag GTCAGACAGAGTCAGAGTGCTGGGGAGGAGAGCGGCGTCCTCGCCGAGCTGCAGAACCTCAGAGAGCAGCTGGAgaagagcgaggaggagaggaaggtcTTACGGACGCAGCTGTCTGAAGCTAACGGCGCCGTCACACAGCTCCAGGAGGAAG TGAAACGATTACAAGGCACCCTGAACAAGGAGGATGCAACTGATGAACCAGAGCAGAAAGCCACTCCTGGTCCCTCtttacctcctcctccacctccacctcctcctcctcctcctcctcctcctcctcctcctcctcctcccactgcTGTCACCAA TTCACTTGATTTGCTGAGAAGCAGAAGAAAAGAAGGAGCCAGTAAAGCTGATCAAAACA AAGCGGCACCGTTGTTGGACATGAAGACGAAAGCGGTGAATGAGATGATGGAGAGAATAAAGAAAGGCATCATCCTGAGGCCCATTAAGACTGTACAG GAGGACGACGGCTCATGGAAG GATCAGAGGAGTGAAAACAGAAAGTCCGCAATCGTCGAGCTGAAAGGGATGCTG GACAACATGAAACGTCAGCACCTCCGCAGAGCGCCGTCCAGACGGGGACTCAGCCGAAATGTTGGGGAGGCAGAGCTCCTGCAGGTGCttcagagaaggaggagagcgATGGGGGAGAACCGGGAACAAGTACAGG ACCCTCAGCCAGGAGGTCCACGGTGTGTCCCAGCAGCAGGAGACGCCCCCTGGGCGGGCGAGAACGGCAGCGCCCCTGTGCTCCGGAGGCTGAAGCAGAACCGGGAGAAGAGAGACTCTCGCATCAGAGCGTCGGCGCTCATCATCAGCCAAGAAAACTGA
- the shtn2 gene encoding shootin-1 isoform X1, with protein sequence MWVQGEDNAAAESDGESGLTSEDEGDIQCEILEMQRDEANQKLSELEEASNQLLKEINVLEMQFQIERSCRESAEALAVKVTKENKALKRASQMLMPLIPELPENLAAVTFDLDADPVVNGEEEVALSEDCSEETLLLQGQAKIAELQASVDGLLAEKLQLEQEVEDLTKEQVQLRRQLALEVEEKETILNKMSKQSKTMNKIKRVSQLVTEEFTEMSQKLELEQGLRQHAEVFAHQILVQQTAAHRENMMLTQSPETGLQLQQALRQISDISTALCDIQRHYQEQVRQSQSAGEESGVLAELQNLREQLEKSEEERKVLRTQLSEANGAVTQLQEEVKRLQGTLNKEDATDEPEQKATPGPSLPPPPPPPPPPPPPPPPPPPPPTAVTNSLDLLRSRRKEGASKADQNKAAPLLDMKTKAVNEMMERIKKGIILRPIKTVQVDKNEDDGSWKDQRSENRKSAIVELKGMLDNMKRQHLRRAPSRRGLSRNVGEAELLQVLQRRRRAMGENREQVQDPQPGGPRCVPAAGDAPWAGENGSAPVLRRLKQNREKRDSRIRASALIISQEN encoded by the exons ATGTGGGTGCAAGGTGAGGACAATGCAGCAGCAG AGTCTGACGGAGAGAGCGGTTTAACTTCCGAAGATGAGGGAGACATTCAG TGTGAGATCCTGGAGATGCAGAGGGATGAAGCCAATCAGAAACTGTCTGAACTGGAGGAAG CCTCCAATCAGCTCCTGAAAGAGATAAACGTGCTGGAGATGCAGTTCCAGATTGAGCGCTCCTGCAGGGAGAGTGCTGAGGCGCTCGCTGTCAAA GTGACCAAAGAGAACAAAGCCCTGAAGAGGGCGAGCCAGATGCTGATGCCACTCATCCCCGAGCTGCCTGAAAACTTGGctgctgtgacctttgacctggaCGCTGACCCCGTGGTTAACGGTGAGGAAGAGGTCGCTCTCAGTGAGGACTGCAGTGAGGagacgctgctgctgcagggacaAGCTAAGATTGCAG agcTGCAGGCGTCAGTAGACGGCCTGCTGGCTGAGAAGCTGCAGCTGGAGCAAGAGGTGGAGGATCTGACCAAAGAGCAGGTCCAACTGAGACGGCAG CTCGCTCTGGAGGTCGAGGAGAAAGAGACCATACTGAATAAAATGAGCAAGCAGAGCAAGACCATGAATAAAATCAAACGCG tcTCCCAGCTTGTCACTGAGGAGTTCACAGAAATGTCTCAGaagctggagctggagcaggGCCTCCGGCAGCACGCTGAAGTCTTCGCCCACCAG ATCTTGGTTCAGCAGACGGCGGCCCACAGAGAGAACATGATGCTGACGCAGAGCCCGGAGACCggcctgcagctgcagcaggcgCTGAGACAAATCTCTGACATCAGCACGGCTCTGTGTGACATACAGCGCCATTACCAGGAGCag GTCAGACAGAGTCAGAGTGCTGGGGAGGAGAGCGGCGTCCTCGCCGAGCTGCAGAACCTCAGAGAGCAGCTGGAgaagagcgaggaggagaggaaggtcTTACGGACGCAGCTGTCTGAAGCTAACGGCGCCGTCACACAGCTCCAGGAGGAAG TGAAACGATTACAAGGCACCCTGAACAAGGAGGATGCAACTGATGAACCAGAGCAGAAAGCCACTCCTGGTCCCTCtttacctcctcctccacctccacctcctcctcctcctcctcctcctcctcctcctcctcctcctcccactgcTGTCACCAA TTCACTTGATTTGCTGAGAAGCAGAAGAAAAGAAGGAGCCAGTAAAGCTGATCAAAACA AAGCGGCACCGTTGTTGGACATGAAGACGAAAGCGGTGAATGAGATGATGGAGAGAATAAAGAAAGGCATCATCCTGAGGCCCATTAAGACTGTACAGGTggacaaaaat GAGGACGACGGCTCATGGAAG GATCAGAGGAGTGAAAACAGAAAGTCCGCAATCGTCGAGCTGAAAGGGATGCTG GACAACATGAAACGTCAGCACCTCCGCAGAGCGCCGTCCAGACGGGGACTCAGCCGAAATGTTGGGGAGGCAGAGCTCCTGCAGGTGCttcagagaaggaggagagcgATGGGGGAGAACCGGGAACAAGTACAGG ACCCTCAGCCAGGAGGTCCACGGTGTGTCCCAGCAGCAGGAGACGCCCCCTGGGCGGGCGAGAACGGCAGCGCCCCTGTGCTCCGGAGGCTGAAGCAGAACCGGGAGAAGAGAGACTCTCGCATCAGAGCGTCGGCGCTCATCATCAGCCAAGAAAACTGA